Proteins from one Hemicordylus capensis ecotype Gifberg chromosome 7, rHemCap1.1.pri, whole genome shotgun sequence genomic window:
- the FOSB gene encoding protein FosB isoform X1, with translation MYQGFPGDYDSTSRCSSSPSAESQYLSSVDSFGSPTAAAAASSQECSGLGEMPGSFVPTVTAISTSQDLQWLVQPTLISSMAQSQQPPGQQMPPQQQQQQQPPPVDPYDLPGTSYSTPGMSAYPAGPSAAPMAATPPRSTRARARRTREETLTPEEEEKRRVRRERNKLAAAKCRNRRRELTDRLQAETDQLEEEKAELESEIAELQKERERLEFVLVAHKPSCKIPFEDVPELSGQPSTSTEVSALAMPVKEDPFGPTAAYSSLPLHYQQTLGGVQAVGPAEVAFCSSYFTHGEQVTAPYPANPSYTSSFVFTYPEGATCGATHQRNSSSDQSSDSLNSPSLLAL, from the exons ATGTATCAGGGCTTCCCCGGAGACTACGACTCCACCTCGCGGTGCAGCTCGTCCCCTTCGGCCGAGTCCCAGTACCTCTCCTCGGTGGATTCTTTCGGGAGCCCCacggccgccgctgccgcctcctcgcaG GAGTGCAGTGGCCTTGGGGAAATGCCTGGATCCTTTGTGCCAACAGTGACAGCAATATCCACTAGCCAagacctccagtggctggtgcagCCTACCCTGATCTCTTCCATGGCGCAGTCTCAGCAGCCTCCGGGCCAGCAAATgccgccacagcagcagcagcagcagcagccgcctcccgTGGACCCTTATGACCTGCCTGGCACCAGCTACTCCACCCCAGGAATGAGTGCCTACCCTGCCGGCCCCTCCGCAGCCCCCATGGCGGCCACGCCACCCCGCTCCACCAGGGCCCGGGCCCGAAGGACACGCGAGGAAACG CTGAcaccagaggaggaggaaaaacgcCGTGTCCGTCGGGAGCGGAACAAGCTCGCAGCGGCAAAATGTCGGAATCGCCGCCGGGAGCTGACTGATCGGCTGCAAgcg gagacagaccaactggaggaagagaaggccGAGCTGGAGTCTGAGATAGCTGAactgcagaaggagagagagcgGCTGGAGTTTGTTCTGGTGGCTCACAAGCCGAGCTGCAAAATCCCCTTCGAGGACGTGCCAGAGCTGAGCGGGCAGCCCAGCACCTCGACTGAGGTGAGCGCTCTAGCCATGCCGGTCAAAGAGGACCCCTTTGGGCCGACGGCGGCCTACTCATCGCTGCCCCTCCACTACCAGCAGACCCTTGGCGGAGTCCAAGCCGTGGGCCCGGCGGAGGTAGCGTTTTGTAGTTCTTACTTTACACATGGTGAACAGGTGACCGCCCCGTACCCGGCTAACCCTTCATATACATCTTCGTTTGTGTTCACCTACCCAGAGGGCGCCACCTGCGGAGCCACCCACCAGCGGAACAGCAGCAGCGACCAGTCCTCGGACTCCCTGAACTCTCCCTCGCTCCTTGCTTTGTGA
- the FOSB gene encoding protein FosB isoform X2, which translates to MYQGFPGDYDSTSRCSSSPSAESQYLSSVDSFGSPTAAAAASSQECSGLGEMPGSFVPTVTAISTSQDLQWLVQPTLISSMAQSQQPPGQQMPPQQQQQQQPPPVDPYDLPGTSYSTPGMSAYPAGPSAAPMAATPPRSTRARARRTREETLTPEEEEKRRVRRERNKLAAAKCRNRRRELTDRLQAETDQLEEEKAELESEIAELQKERERLEFVLVAHKPSCKIPFEDVPELSGQPSTSTEVSALAMPVKEDPFGPTAAYSSLPLHYQQTLGGVQAVGPAERAPPAEPPTSGTAAATSPRTP; encoded by the exons ATGTATCAGGGCTTCCCCGGAGACTACGACTCCACCTCGCGGTGCAGCTCGTCCCCTTCGGCCGAGTCCCAGTACCTCTCCTCGGTGGATTCTTTCGGGAGCCCCacggccgccgctgccgcctcctcgcaG GAGTGCAGTGGCCTTGGGGAAATGCCTGGATCCTTTGTGCCAACAGTGACAGCAATATCCACTAGCCAagacctccagtggctggtgcagCCTACCCTGATCTCTTCCATGGCGCAGTCTCAGCAGCCTCCGGGCCAGCAAATgccgccacagcagcagcagcagcagcagccgcctcccgTGGACCCTTATGACCTGCCTGGCACCAGCTACTCCACCCCAGGAATGAGTGCCTACCCTGCCGGCCCCTCCGCAGCCCCCATGGCGGCCACGCCACCCCGCTCCACCAGGGCCCGGGCCCGAAGGACACGCGAGGAAACG CTGAcaccagaggaggaggaaaaacgcCGTGTCCGTCGGGAGCGGAACAAGCTCGCAGCGGCAAAATGTCGGAATCGCCGCCGGGAGCTGACTGATCGGCTGCAAgcg gagacagaccaactggaggaagagaaggccGAGCTGGAGTCTGAGATAGCTGAactgcagaaggagagagagcgGCTGGAGTTTGTTCTGGTGGCTCACAAGCCGAGCTGCAAAATCCCCTTCGAGGACGTGCCAGAGCTGAGCGGGCAGCCCAGCACCTCGACTGAGGTGAGCGCTCTAGCCATGCCGGTCAAAGAGGACCCCTTTGGGCCGACGGCGGCCTACTCATCGCTGCCCCTCCACTACCAGCAGACCCTTGGCGGAGTCCAAGCCGTGGGCCCGGCGGAG AGGGCGCCACCTGCGGAGCCACCCACCAGCGGAACAGCAGCAGCGACCAGTCCTCGGACTCCCTGA